The following are encoded together in the Apodemus sylvaticus chromosome 11, mApoSyl1.1, whole genome shotgun sequence genome:
- the Pla2g3 gene encoding group 3 secretory phospholipase A2, translating into MGALGVLLGVLAFLGVAPGGSHTLHWHSTSCHLVRPIPGSALGSLSFLGTDDQGLALFQAFWDAHHRLQVCIRQDESELTTAFRTLCAHEFLQHAFIHTPGPELQGALASLQSQWAACPRSEDSPTGAREKRATEQSGAPDREHYRRRRGWTIPGTLWCGVGNSAENSSELGMFHGPDLCCREHDQCPQTISPLQYNYGIRNFRFHTISHCDCDARFQQCLRSQGDSISDIMGVAFFNVLEIPCFVLKEQEACVAWHWWGGCRAYGSVPLAHLQPRTYYNASWKAETTSLTPSPQSSAPSKHSQKRGPPQTQVRRHSTVTTTPLQTPAISSRPDMIPRGQPGVPHPGLQDGPKHQGARRVCRSLRHLDRCEHRIKPQETKFHLLNSAQTPLFHCNCTRRLARFLRLHSPPAGTHKVWELLGTTCFKLAPQHDCAEGKGCFRDHRAIKVSARHLQRLHPNRLHFWDKGTGGALSQPVVPLETPMSFYSQCLQLTQAVWRPRGQKKFWSS; encoded by the exons ATGGGGGCTCTGGGGGTACTCTTGGGGGTGCTGGCTTTCCTAGGGGTTGCTCCAGGGGGCTCCCATACCCTTCACTGGCACAGTACCTCCTGCCATTTGGTCCGGCCCATCCCTGGTAGCGCTCTGGGCTCCCTGAGCTTCTTGGGCACAGATGACCAAGGCCTGGCATTATTCCAGGCCTTCTGGGATGCGCACCACAGGCTGCAGGTTTGTATCAGGCAGGATGAATCTGAGCTTACCACCGCGTTCAGGACCCTCTGTGCACACGAGTTCTTGCAGCATGCCTTCATCCACACCCCTGGACCCGAGCTGCAGGGAGCACTGGCCAGTCTGCAGAGCCAGTGGGCGGCCTGTCCAAGGTCGGAGGATAGCCCTACAGGAGCCAGGGAGAAGCGAGCAACAGAACAGAGTGGAGCGCCTGACAGAGAGCACTATCGAAGGAGGAGAGGCTGGACCATTCCTGGCACGCTGTGGTGCGGTGTTGGGAACTCTGCTGAGAACTCCTCAGAACTGG GTATGTTCCATGGCCCTGACCTCTGCTGCCGGGAACACGACCAATGCCCACAAACCATCTCGCCCTTGCAGTATAACTATGGCATCCGAAACTTCCGATTCCACACCATCTCTCACTGTGACTGCGATGCCAG GTTTCAACAGTGCCTAAGGAGCCAGGGTGACTCCATCTCCGACATCATGGGCGTGGCCTTCTTCAATGTGCTGGAGATCCCCTGCTTTGTGCTGAAGGAGCAGGAGGCCTGCGTGGCTTGGCACTGGTGGGGCGG GTGCAGGGCCTATGGCTCAGTTCCGCTTGCTCACCTCCAGCCCAGGACTTACTATAATGCCTCCTGGAAGGCTGAGACCACCTCGCTTACGCCCAGCCCCCAAAGCTCAGCCCCCAGCAAACACTCCCAGAAGAGGGGCCCACCACAGACACAAGTCAGACGCCACAGCACAGTCACCACTACACCCCTGCAGACCCCTGCCATCTCCTCCAGACCTGATATGATCCCCAGAGGCCAGCCAGGAGTCCCCCATCCTGGCCTCCAGGATGGCCCAAAACATCAAG GTGCCCGCCGAGTCTGTCGAAGCCTTCGCCACCTGGACCGGTGCGAGCACCGGATCAAGCCCCAGGAAACCAAGTTCCACCTACTCAACAGTGCCCAGACGCCCCTTTTCCATTGCAATTGCACGCGCCG TCTGGCACGTTTCCTGAGGCTCCATAGCCCGCCTGCAGGCACCCACAAGGTCTGGGAGCTCCTGGGTACCACCTGCTTCAAGCTGGCCCCTCAGCACGACTGTGCTGAGGGCAAAGG ATGTTTCAGAGACCACAGGGCCATCAAGGTGTCAGCTCGGCACTTGCAGAGGCTTCATCCCAACCGGCTCCATTTCTGGGATAAAGGCACAGGTGGGGCTCTGTCACAGCCTGTGGTGCCCCTGGAGACCCCCATGTCATTCTACAGCCAGTGTCTGCAGCTAACCCAGGCAGTCTGGAGACCCAGGGGACAGAAGAAATTCTGGAGCTCATGA
- the Inpp5j gene encoding phosphatidylinositol 4,5-bisphosphate 5-phosphatase A → MEGQSRSGSARPATRTGLGPLPGSHGALQAGTPSKKVNSSFQLPAKNMSPAPSEPRLALAPVGPQAAVSPPSERPRLALSSPRPVLTPLSIAGEQKRPAPHRSSNPAATSVSQLVVSAAAGPKPPPVASVSILAPKSLGQLVISASAMPRPSPAPLGPILSPTSRDQKQLSPTSVGPKPALATSGPSLALASQEQPPQSPSSPSPVPSPVLSPSQEGHLAPASVTSTTASERRLPARQKDSAVPRPIPPAEGCLHSPTQAAGPATSPPRAQASSDPRLSPSFRARPEAPRHSQEDAVLPPPPQTLPLDASPGLPESGTRSPGLLSPTFRPGIPSSQTVPPALPKPPRSPSRSPSRSPNRPPCGPPAPEVALPRPVTQSAGPGRCPSPNLQAQENPATTTTTTTTTPPTAWSAQPTCKSDPGFRITVVTWNVGTAMPPDDVTSLLHLGGGHDSDGADMIAIGLQEVNSMINKRLKDALFTDQWSELFMDALGPFNFVLVSTVRMQGVILLLFAKYYHLPFLRDVQTDCTRTGLGGYWGNKGGVSVRLAAFGHMLCFLNCHLPAHMDKAEQRKDNFQTILSLQQFQGPGAHGILDHDLVFWFGDLNFRIESYDLHFVKFAIDSNQLHQLWEKDQLNMAKSTWPILKGFQEGPLNFAPTFKFDVGTNKYDTSAKKRKPAWTDRILWKVKAPSGGPSPSGRESHRLQVTQHSYRSHMEYTVSDHKPVAAQFILQFAFRDDTPLVRLEVADEWVRPEQAVVRYRVETVFARSSWDWIGLYRVGFRHCKDYVAYVWAKHEEVDGNIYQVTFSEESLPKGHGDFILGYYSHHHSILIGVTEPFQISLPTSESASSSTDSSGTSSEGEDDSTLELLAPKSRSPSPGKSKRHRSRSPGLARFPSLALRPSSRERRGGSRSPSPQSRQLPRVAPDRGHSHSSGSRGSSEEGPSGLPGPWAFPPAVPRSLGLLPALRLETVDPGGGGSWGADQETPDPNSLSPSPQGRMGLEEGGLGP, encoded by the exons ATGGAGGGCCAGAGCAGGAGTGGTAGTGCCAGGCCCGCGACCAGGACTGGACTGGGACCCTTGCCTGGGTCCCATGGGGCTTTGCAAGCTGGGACACCCTCAAAG AAGGTAAACTCAAGTTTTCAGCTTCCAGCAAAGAACATGAGCCCAGCACCCTCGGAACCAAGGTTGGCCCTGGCACCTGTGGGACCACAAGCAGCTGTGTCACCTCCTTCAGAGAGGCCAAGACTGGCTTTGTCATCTCCCCGGCCTGTCCTAACTCCACTGTCCATCGCTGGAGAACAGAAAAGACCCGCACCCCATCGCAGCTCCAACCCGGCAGCCACGTCTGTGAGCCAACTGGTAGTATCTGCCGCTGCAGGACCAAAGCCTCCACCAGTCGCCTCAGTGTCAATCCTGGCTCCAAAGTCTCTGGGGCAGCTGGTAATATCTGCCTCTGCTATGCCAAGGCCTTCCCCGGCTCCCCTAGGACCCATCCTATCTCCAACTTCCAGGGATCAGAAGCAGTTATCACCCACCTCTGTGGGACCTAAGCCAGCACTGGCAACCTCAGGCCCTAGCCTGGCGCTGGCCTCTCAGGAGCAGCCCCCGCAGTCCCCCTCCAGTCcttcccctgtgcccagtccTGTTCTGTCACCCTCTCAGGAGGGTCACCTGGCTCCAGCATCTGTGACATCTACCACAGCTTCTGAGAGACGGTTGCCAGCTAGACAGAAGGATTCCGCAGTTCCCAGGCCCATTCCTCCTGCAGAGGGTTGTCTCCACAGCCCCACACAGGCAGCTGGTCCTGCCACCTCTCCACCACGGGCCCAGGCTTCCTCAGACCCTCGGCTCTCCCCCTCCTTCCGCGCAAGACCGGAGGCCCCACGCCACAGCCAGGAGGATGCTGTCTTGCCGCCTCCACCGCAGACCCTGCCCTTGGATGCCAGCCCAGGCCTTCCAGAGTCCGGCACCCGTTCCCCTGGACTTCTGTCCCCTACCTTCCGGCCAGGAATCCCTTCAAGCCAGACTGTGCCCCCGGCTCTGCCCAAGCCACCTCGGTCTCCCAGCCGCTCCCCAAGTCGTTCTCCCAACCGCCCTCCCTGTGGCCCTCCAGCCCCTGAGGTGGCACTCCCAAGACCTGTCACCCAGAGTGCGGGGCCTGGCAGGTGCCCAAGCCCTAACCTACAGGCACAAGAAAACCCagcaactaccaccaccaccaccaccaccaccccaccaacAGCTTGGTCAGCTCAGCCTACCTGCAAGAGCGACCCCGGATTCCG GATCACTGTGGTTACATGGAACGTGGGGACTGCCATGCCCCCTGACGATGTCACATCTCTTCTTCACCTGGGCGGTGGCCACGACAGTGATGGTGCAGATATGATTGCCATAGG gctGCAAGAAGTGAATTCCATGATCAACAAGCGGCTCAAGGATGCGCTCTTTACGGACCAGTGGAGCGAGCTCTTCATGGACGCCCTGGGGCCTTTCAACTTCGTGCTG GTGAGCACCGTGAGGATGCAGGGCGTCATCCTGCTGCTCTTTGCCAAGTACTACCACCTACCCTTCCTACGGGACGTGCAGACGGACTGTACCCGGACTGGCCTGGGTGGCTACTGG GGTAACAAGGGCGGAGTAAGCGTGCGCTTAGCTGCCTTCGGGCACATGCTGTGCTTCCTAAACTGCCACTTGCCCGCACACATGGACAAGGCGGAGCAGCGCAAGGATAACTTTCAAACTATCCTTAGCCTCCAGCAGTTCCAGGGACCTGGTGCACACGGCATCCTGGATCATGA CCTTGTATTCTGGTTTGGGGACCTGAACTTCCGAATTGAGAGCTACGACCTACACTTTGTCAAGTTCGCCATAGACAGCAACCAACTCCATCAGCTCTGGGAAAAGGACCAG CTCAACATGGCCAAGAGCACTTGGCCCATCTTGAAAGGTTTCCAGGAAGGGCCCCTTAACTTCGCTCCCACCTTCAAGTTTGATGTGGGTACCAACAAATATGACACCAG TGCCAAGAAGCGCAAGCCAGCCTGGACGGATCGAATTCTGTGGAAGGTCAAGGCTCCAAGTGGAGGTCCCAGCCCCTCAGGACGAGAAAGTCACAGGCTCCAAGTGACCCAGCACAGCTACCGCAGTCACATGGAATACACTGTCAGTGACCACAAGCCTGTTGCTGCCCAGTTCATCCTGCAG TTTGCCTTCAGGGACGACACGCCCCTGGTGCGGCTGGAGGTAGCAGATGAATGGGTTCGGCCGGAGCAGGCTGTGGTGAGGTACCGCGTGGAAACAGTGTTTGCCCGAAGCTCCTGGGACTGGATCGGCTTGTACCGG GTGGGCTTCCGTCACTGTAAGGACTATGTGGCTTACGTCTGGGCCAAGCATGAAGAAGTGGATGGGAATATCTACCAG GTGACCTTCAGTGAGGAGTCACTGCCCAAGGGCCACGGAGACTTCATCCTGGGTTACTATAGTCACCACCACAGCATCCTCATTGGCGTCACAGAACCCTTTCAG ATCTCGCTGCCTACCTCAGAATCAGCCAGCAGCAGCACAGACAGCTCAGGCACCAGCTCAGAGGGGGAGGATGACAGCACTCTGGAGCTGCTGGCACCCAAGTCCCGCAGCCCCAGCCCTGGCAAGTCCAAGAGACACCGTAGTCGCAGCCCGGGTCTAGCTCGCTTCCCGAGTCTTGCTCTCCGTCCCTCATCCCGCGAACGCCGCGGTGGCAGCCGTAGTCCCTCACCCCAGAGCCGCCAGCTGCCTCGGGTAGCCCCCGATAGGGGTCACAGTCACAGTAGTGGCAGCCGAGGTAGCAGTGAGGAGGGGCCCTCTGGGCTGCCTGGACCCTGGGCCTTTCCACCAGCTGTGCCTCGAAGCCTGGGCCTGCTTCCAGCCTTGCGCCTGGAGACTGTAGACCCCGGTGGCGGAGGCTCCTGGGGAGCTGACCAGGAGACCCCTGACCCTAATAGCCTGTCCCCCAGCCCCCAGGGCCGAATGGGGCTGGAGGAAGGGGGTCTGGGGCCCTGA
- the Selenom gene encoding selenoprotein M, translating to MSILLSPPSLLLLLAALVAPATSATTYRPNWNRLRGLARGRVETCGGUQLNRLKEVKAFVTQDIPLYHNLVMKHLPGADPELVLLSRNYQELERIPLSQMTRDEINALVQELGFYRKSAPEAQVPPEYLWAPAKPPEDASERADL from the exons ATGAGCATCCTACTGTCGCCGCCgtcgctgctgctgcttctcGCAGCCCTCGTGGCTCCAGCCACCTCTGCCACCACCTACCGACCGAACTGGAACCGTCTTCGAGGCCTGGCCAGGGGGCGGGTGGAG acctgtggaggatgacagttgaatCGCCTAAAGGAG GTGAAGGCCTTTGTCACCCAGGACATTCCACTGTA CCACAACCTGGTGATGAAGCACCTCCCTGGCGCAGACCCCGAACTCGTGCTGTTAAGCCGAAATTACCAGGAACTAGAG CGAATCCCACTCAGCCAAATGACCCGGGACGAGATCAATGCGCTGGTACAAGAGCTCGGCTTCTACCGCAAGTCGGCGCCGGAAGCGCAGGTGCCCCCCGAGTACCTGTGGGCGCCTGCTAAGCCCCCCGAGGATGCTTCAGAGCGCGCTGACCTGTAG